The Apostichopus japonicus isolate 1M-3 chromosome 3, ASM3797524v1, whole genome shotgun sequence region CTTTGCACCAAACCTTTTCAgtaatttatcaatatttaaccCTTCAAGACATTTTAATCTAGTGACATTTAAGTGCAAGTGTAGTCAAATGGTTTCAAGTCTTAAAAGCAAACAAATGCACAAATCTATCAAGAGGATGGATGATTACTGTTACCATGACTACTGATGTGGTTCCATCTTGTGTCTTCTGCCTGTCAGGAGGATACCACCACGAGAGCATCCCATTGGTGAACAGGATACCACCATGAGAGCATGCCGTTGGTGAACAGATTGTAGCACACTATGTTCGGCTCAGCGCTTTATCTCTGTAGTATCAGCTGTGTATGAGTTTGTACATCAATGCTTTTAATGCCCAACTATGTCTAATCACAATTCTTTAATTGTCACTTGAAGACTTATTAAGAATTATTCAAAGAACCTTCTTTCCTTTGTAATGTTTTAGAAATATGTCATAAATGTTTAATCCTTTCCAATCTTCCATTTTCTACACAGACCTGAtgccattttgaaaattctgTGTGAAATAATCAAGACGTACGCCAAGGGACTCGAGAGGGGgaggaaaaaatatataattttgaaCGAGAAAAGACAGATTTGAATGACTTCACCTGGCTGAGAATGACATCTGCTCAAGAATATATCGCCACGAAAAAGTCCACTTGATCTAAAGATGTTTTCCCTGACATCTAATACACTTGAGCCATGTGTTTTTGCTGACCTTTGACACGTGACATAGCTCACttattggttggttggttcttgGTTGATCACAATATATTTAAAGGTTGTTTCATAGCCATTGGTGTATTGATTTCCAATTTTAATGGAGGACATGTTTTCATCAAAAGTGCTTTTTTAATCAAAAGTAGAGCAGAAATGGGACGCTGAGAGAGAAATGAGTCGAGAAGCCACAGAAATGACTGTCCATGGCTAGAGTATGATTGATATCAGTGTTGGGCGCAAAGGGCAGTCCGGGGGAAACCATGGGCTCCAATCtcccgtggggggggggggaatggtgGGGTTTTTTTACATTCAGAATTAGACCACTGTTATAGGTGTACAGCCCCCATTGTGACTGCACCCCAAAAATCATGAGTATTTGTATTTGCACAACATCACAAGTAGACCTAATTATGGACCTAATTTACATTgttaatatgcctcagaatgtaccatttgacATCAGACATGTGGTCTTTTTCAGGGGAGAATTTAGACCCCCCCTTGCACCCCGCCCCCTCCACCCTTCCCACCAACTAATTCATATGATGACATTCAAGAAATCTCCCAATGTTGATATAATTTTAGTTGttgtaatttgtaaatttgaGTTTACTACCTCAGCAGTTTCTCTGGCCTATATTTAGGAAATCCTGATGACTATTATTAATAATACAGCTTGTAAATTAGTTCAGGGTAtaattgttctttcttttcatgAAGAAAGAGCCTCTTATTGATCACTGACAAAATTAGGGTGAGAGTAGAGTGAAGGAGAAGGTGAAACAAATTTGGAAATCTCTGAGAAATACCAATAAAATGAACCAATGTTGATAACTTGATTTAGTTTGTAAATTTTATCCAATATGCCATCCAGATACTTTCTGTAAAAGTTAGTATTTCCCTCTAAGGTCATGCAGCAGCTACAGTGCCCTGTAGAGTTTCTCTACCATGCACTGTAGGATCCCTCGGAGTGCCCTTTATAGCTCCTGAAAAGTAGAGTTTCTCTACACTGCCCTTCAGTATTTCCCTTGCAATGCCTTCATGGGGCATTATTCTTGACAGTGCCCCCAGTCTgcccatattttttatttcaatgatGCATGTCAGATCTAGTGATGTTTTTAAGTTCAGCAGATAATGAACAGGGTACTGGAGCAATTCAAACAAAGTGATGAAGCAGATATGTAGAAGATGggtttaaaaatataaaaaaattatttcttcggcttcttcttcatcttgttttcctttgtttaaGTTTTTGTTATATTCACATAAAACCATTCTCTACTATGCTTGTGtttattttataactttttgtGAACATTTGAGAAGTTAAACTGAGAAACTGAAAATGGTTGTATGATTCATCTAACATAAAATCAGATTTATTCTTAATTTTAGACTTTGCTGCTAGTGTTGCTACTCTTTAGCCGATTCAATACCTTTACAGAGCAAACCATTGTGTTCTGTCAGAAAGTAATAGAAAGATAACCTAGCTTGTTCACAAAGGTTGAAAGATTTCCAAGGTTAATTGCTGTGTTGTTAagtaaaggttttttttcctgGTTTAATGGAAATACGACCCAACTACCAAAAGTattaaaaagttgaaataaatgttTACTATTGCCTCTGGAAAAGGTCTACTATAAGGACTGTGACTCAAGTAAAGAAGTTTTGATAAGTGAACAACTTGACTTTGAATCCCTTTCTATCTGATTTCTTTGGAAAGTTGGTGCGTTTGGCTAGATTCAGGTTTCTATTCATGTTTTGCCTGGGCAAGTAGAAAAGGTTCTTTGAAAGTAAAGCAAAAGGCTCTTTCAAACTTCCAGAAAGATTATCCAGGAATGAAAAATTACTGTTTTGTTTATTCATCTGCAAGATCTGTTTGCCTCAAAATAATACTCTTGtcatattttgcaacatttacatatttacatatgcaGTTCATATAAAGAACCGTATCTCATCTCATCAGACCCCAGCTGGGGACTTGGAGATAATTTGTTGGAGCATTCATTTTCTTGTTTAAGCTATTGAATATGTTCagttaatttaaaattaattaggatattttatttaatctgaaaaccaatgaaataaatacaattattaattaacattacattttgtaaatagTGCCTTCCCATTACTCACTTGAAAAGGATTTCTGAAGTGAGATGttttacaacaacaaatttaatgcaattattCAAAAGAGTCAATTTTTCCTTGTTAAGATCTTCAATCTGGCCTTTTGCTATATTTGTTATGTTCCCCTCCACATCCCACATTTGGTTCAAAGTTTTGGTGggtgggagggaagggggggggcttCCTCATTGCCCTTGATCAAGTGTGGGACTCACAGTGTGTTTACTACtgttattaattaaaatgaTCTTGCTCCTTGGTTTTCCAGTTTTTGCTACAAAATGACAACGTTTGTTCATTGCTACAAAATCAGTTGTAAATTTCATTGTAGTGGGTGTGGGGTGTTGGTACCCAATTCAGTTTTGGCTTAAATATATTCTTGGTTCTTTGTGATTTACAGCTGGTATATTTAGGAGGGTTGAAAGCAGGTACATGTAGTTGGGAGGTAGAAAGAAGTATTACTTGAGTATACTTAAAGAGGTACTTAAGTAGGTAAAGACTTAGCAGGCTAGGGCAGACTTGTAATTTAATTGTTGTCCTGTAAAGTTGAAAAATTAAcagggaaagaaaagaaattaaaatgtaaCCTTTATTGATAAATATCTTAATTTGTGATGCAGAACACAAAGAGGAACCATTTTGTTCAAAAATGTTGATGTTACGTATTGGTTTCACCCACttaaatcaaagtcacatggcCCCCGACGATGTTTGGTGTCCCTCCAGATTGAAGCCTCGTCTGCCACCCCTGACTGTTGGGTTTGTTAATTAGTTATAATTAACTCACATTTCTATTCTCTCATTTTCTTAACTTTAaaaagactttttttttgtgacaagAAAAATGGCAAACAGTAAGCATTTAATTTTCTATGATATGAGAAATGTTGCAATACCAGAGCAGTGCATTTGTACATGATAATGGAATAAGAAGGAATTATTAGTCTTTCTCAaatgatttctttgttttagTCTCTTATTGTCTTCTCCTGTTTCCTTTGTGTCCTTTAACACAAAATCAAGGTATTAGCTGTTATGAAGACCAACATATATAATACAAGCAATATACTTACTATACAATGCTGCACCAGAGTTCTTATATTACCTTGATCATCACAGAGCAGATATGCTTTCCAGTTACAAAAGGTAGGGAGGTTTACAATTTTCCTTCAGCAAAAGGAGGGAGAATAGTGACAAAACAGGGAGAATTTAGCACAATTCAGCTAAAATAGATGgcgatataaataaatacacattGTGGGGGTTTTATCAGAACCCAACTAAAAGCAGAGAAGGATTGTTCATTAAATTTTCCCCGGGAGATTTGCATGTAAAGTGGGAGAGAGTGAGATTACTTGAAAAACGGAGTATGAAATGTGCATGGTATTGCAAATAGGTACTGTAAGCGAGTTGATGCTCTTGTGTCTGGTGCCCTCAGACCTCACTCTTGACATTTTCAGGGTTCAAAGATTCTCTCTGTGTACTCAATTGGTATCCACATCTTTGTTATAAAAAATGATTGTTGGCAGTTAGTTTTCAAACTATCTCAGACTTAAAGCCTCATAATTAGGTATTGCAAATACCTGTGTAGGTATATTTACAATAGTCAGAGGGTTTAATCTCTCAATCCTTGCTAAGCGCTTCAGTGAAGAAGAGAAAGCAAGCAGCATCTACATGCATGTGATCAAGAAAACACCTAGGATCCGAGATCCTGTTATTCTGATGTTCTTCAAATGTACTTAGAATGAAGTGTGAGAATTTGGGGAGTATAGACCGACGCCATAAAATCTAAGAAATATCATCAGGGAAGCTGACAGCGTCAATTAAAGTTATTCCATAATATTAGGGAGTCCGATCACAGAGAACCGATTGTAAAGTGACAGAGCTGGCTGTATTATCTGCTCTGTGTTCTAGCTATTACTGGGGATCTCACTTTGGCAACTCTTTTTTTAGTGTTAACGAAAATTTTCACTAGCCTGTGCACTACTACTCGGCACTGCGCATGAAGCAGGTCTCGAAATTAGAACCAAAAAGCGCACCTTCATTTCATATTTGCCATGGCTGTTTGCGTTGCGGTTATAGCAAAGGAGGTAAAAGTTTACGAATTATCGTCTTGTTAGTAGAGGCTGAGTTAGGCTTAACGGGTAACGTTAAGTGTACCAGTGTACTGTACCTCAACTAAGTTAGGCTAGCCTACAGTATGCCTAACTTACGTTATCTTCACTGTCGCTGTGATTTATATAGTCTACACTGTACAGTCTGGCTTCGTAATCTGTATGCCAGCATATCCATAAATATTGGTGCAGGACATGAGCCCTGCAATAACTTTATCACGGTTTTTGTGAACGACAATACATTGTTTATTATTGGGACTTCCGGTCATAATATGTGAGATTCAAGAGTTGTGGTGTATTCTGCAATTATGCATCCATAAATATTGGGACAGGACATGGGTAAGCTAGATCGATTTGGGTATAGGCTAGGCCCGTTTTATGTATTGTAAGGTAGAAGAAATCGTGCAGTTCTTGCGGTCATTGTAATAATCCAAGGCCTACCTTTGTTACGTTTCAATGTGTTTACCTCAGTGCTAGTATTGATACTTGCTAAGATATTCTAGTCATGTCATGGACTCGGGTGTATTAAAAGGTGAGCCAGCTGCATTTATCATTTTCTGAACATTCATTGAAGTGACATATTACAAGTATTTCATGCAATTTTTGCAGGAAGTCCTTGCAGGGTCATGAATGGCCCGGACTTTgcttatcattattttttataaaaaagcTACTTGCTGTTGATCGTATATTTTTCACTGGCTTTTGCAGTTCGATTTTTCAGATGAAGCTTGCCACTGAGGTAACTGTTCGAACAGTGGGAATATAAATACAAGATAACATAACTAAATCTTCCACTAGAATCTACTGTATACTTAAttagtacaaatccatgaggatgagtacagtcaactattctagAGACCAGTATGAGTACTGAAACACTGCAAGTTTGGTCATCTTATTCTTTATGGAATAGTGAAAACGTGCAATATAGTAGATTTTTATATCTCTTCATCGTAATGATTGATGGGCCTGTTTTAAGATCGTAGAAATTTGTAGGATGTAGCTTGTGgaattctttcaattatttgtttgtttttgcatcTCTCCGTAGAATTATCCACTTTACATTCAGACAATTCCCACAGAAAATGAATTGAAATTTCACTACACGGTCCACACATGTCTAGATGTTATAGAAGAGAAGGTGAGCAGAAGAACAATTGTCttgaatatgttttaaaatttttatGCATCGTTAACAATTATACATGAATTAAACAGGCAAAATCCCAACAACATATATCATTCAGCTATGTAAGCATGTGTTTCTGTGTCACTGAAAAGTAGGAACAAATAATACTTTTTGTACTTAAAACCATTCCTGGTGTTTATAAATGAAGTTGATGATGTAATTGTGCTTTACATTTAGTGGGTAAACTTACTTGGATATTGAAACTTTATAATTTTTCGATGATGAAAGGGACTTTTAGCCAGTAATCTCTCAGGTAGGGTTAGGCTGTATTGAAGGTTTCCACTTTAGTATAATGCTACATACAGCAACACTTTGGTGATTCATGGCTATGTCAGATTTGCCCGATTTGAATTGACATAATAGTACCTTGATATCGGTTGTAAGAATGTCATTTAGAGTATATGCTAAAACTAAGTGCAACTAAAGGATGTGTTAGGATGCATTACTATCTTATGTTGTCTTCTGAAAGGAGAAGGGTTGGGGGTCCAATTTTCCATGAGCAGTTTTGACAGCACTGATTCAAGTTTAAAAGCAGAAGATATGTTGAATCAGTAGGTAGATATTGCCACTCTGGTAAACATTTAATAAATCACATATTGCACAACAGATCCTTCTCTCTTTACTTTGAagcatttctttattttcataatgGAGATTGAAAATATAGCCATAAGTATGTCTTTTCTTTACAGATATCATCTGGTAGCAGGGGTGTGAATGATCCAAGAGACCTTTATCTAGGATTGCTCTATCCCACAGAAGATTATAAAGTCTATGGTTATGTTACGAATACTAAAGTTAAATTTGTCATTGTGGTTGAATCATCAAATACACAACTCAGGGATAGCGAGATTAGAACTGTAAGTACTGATGTATCCTGGCAACAGTTGTTGTATGTTTGTATCGACAAAAGAAGGGGGAAAACGGCTACTTCATGCACTACTGTGTACGTTCCCTGATGCTTCCCACATCCCTCCTCATAAAGAAAGTGCTTGAACCTCGCTTGGCTTACCCTAGAATTAAAGATCTTTAAACTGCCTGTATAATTGGCACCTTCTGGTGTATCATTTTTGTATACATGTGCATCATTGTATGTGGTCTTCAGCTGAAATCCATATTTATGTTGAAATGGAGAGGGAGTTTGCTCCACCAATCCCACCCCTGGAATAAGTACATGTAGGGTATTGATGTATTGTAAATTATGAGATATTAGGTCACACCACAAGCCATGGATTTACTTGTGCCAAATTTGTATTACACTCAAGTTGACTAATGTTGGCAACAAAGGAGTTATAAATTTACAATGTAGTAAAATTATATCAGACTAACCATAATGAGGGAAGTCATGGGTGTTGATTAATCCAGAGCAGTGTCCAAGTTAAAGTGTAACTAGCTGTGGAGCCAAATCGGTTACGATACTACGTTCATAATATTTCgtaatatttatttcagcttttgaattttttttgatAATAGTACCAAACGGTTCTTTTCTGTCTATTAGATGTTCAAGGCTCTCCACAATTCCTTTGTCAGTGTTATGTGCAATCCATTCCACGTGCCAGGAGATAACATTCGATCAAAGTAAGTTGATGTGTTCGGGTTGATGGTCATCCTATAGGCCATCCTTGTTGGCCACATAATTGAACTACTCAAGTAATTTTCTAGAGGATCCGAGCCTCAAAAGTATTAGCTTTTGATGAGTGTTAAAATAGTTCATGGGTGACCAGTATCTGAccctagcatatttggggg contains the following coding sequences:
- the LOC139960514 gene encoding trafficking protein particle complex subunit 2-like protein; amino-acid sequence: MAVCVAVIAKENYPLYIQTIPTENELKFHYTVHTCLDVIEEKISSGSRGVNDPRDLYLGLLYPTEDYKVYGYVTNTKVKFVIVVESSNTQLRDSEIRTMFKALHNSFVSVMCNPFHVPGDNIRSKSFAKVVSQMMVQD